A single window of Gossypium hirsutum isolate 1008001.06 chromosome A10, Gossypium_hirsutum_v2.1, whole genome shotgun sequence DNA harbors:
- the LOC107934551 gene encoding uncharacterized protein — protein sequence MEMGSTLNMDFQEDSGTLGSLPVTTSRNMSSSSSAFFSANQSPFFSPRSSTCQFSESTRSDAQCDSANLSADPPSSCSGIQGTECHRNAQFDWPNMKLEPTACISSDFRKSDHVVSNGTLSSYGHVGDNGYYDLIAKHRKQMRSHDMSFSPVPISLSSNRNRSYDIYIGLHGRKPSLQRFANWLRAELELQGMSCFVSDRARFRSSRKLGLMEKAMDVSSFGVVILTRKSFKNPYTIEELRFFSSKKNLVPIYFDLSPSDCLIRDIVEKRGELWEKHGGELWFLYGGLEKEWKEAVNGLFRVDEWKLEAQDGSWRDCISRAVTLLAMRLGRRTVVEQMMKWREKVEKEEFPFPRNENFVGRKKELSELEFILFGDISGETERDYFELKARSKRKNLMIGWSKSSSVEERLGKRQWGSGSRKGKEPVIWKESEKEIEMQSTERQQNQRPKGGGWTSRRKKSAKIVYGKGIACVTGDSGIGKTELLLEFAYRYHQRYKMVLWVGGESRYIRQNYLNLRSLLEVDVRVENCTDKSKMKSFDEQEEAAISRIRKELMRNIPFLVVIDSLESEKDWWDQKLIMDLLPRFGGETHILISTRLPRVMNLEPLKLSYLSAVEAMSLMQLSAKEYPIAEIDVLRTIEEKVGRLTLGLAIVGAILSELPINPSRLLDTINRIPLRDISLSGREAHSLRKNTFLLQLFEVCFSVFDHADGPRSLATRMVLVSGWFAPAAIPVSLLALAARKIPEKHKRTCFWRKVLRSLTCGFSSSYSKRSETEAYSMLLRFNIARSSTKDGYVHFNELIKVYARKRGLTGVAHAMVQAVVSRGSLSLHSEHIWAACFLLFGFGNDPIVVELRVSELLYLVKEVILPLAIRTFITFSRCRPALELLQLCTNALEVADQAFVTPVEKWLDKSLCWRPIKTNAQLNPCLWQDLALSRATVLETRAKLLLRGGQFDIGDDLIRKAIFIRTSICGEDHPDTVSARETLSKLTRLLANVQTHT from the coding sequence ATGGAGATGGGAAGTACCTTGAATATGGATTTCCAAGAAGATAGCGGCACGTTGGGGTCGCTTCCAGTGACAACCTCTAGAAATATGTCATCATCATCGTCGGCATTCTTTTCTGCGAACCAATCACCGTTCTTCTCTCCTAGATCATCAACCTGTCAGTTTTCAGAATCAACAAGGTCTGATGCTCAATGTGATAGTGCTAATTTAAGTGCTGATCCTCCAAGTTCCTGTTCCGGAATTCAGGGAACCGAATGCCACAGAAATGCTCAGTTTGATTGGCCAAATATGAAATTGGAACCTACTGCGTGTATTTCAAGTGACTTCCGGAAGTCCGACCATGTTGTCTCCAATGGCACCTTATCTAGTTATGGTCATGTAGGTGACAACGGTTACTATGACCTTATAGCAAAGCACAGAAAGCAAATGAGAAGCCACGACATGTCATTTTCCCCGGTTCCGATATCATTATCTTCTAACAGAAATAGAAGCTATGACATTTACATAGGTTTGCATGGTCGAAAACCTTCCTTACAAAGATTTGCAAATTGGCTCCGTGCTGAGCTGGAACTTCAAGGGATGAGTTGTTTTGTATCTGATAGAGCTCGGTTTAGGAGTTCTCGTAAGCTTGGACTTATGGAGAAGGCAATGGATGTTTCTTCCTTCGGGGTTGTAATTCTAACGAGGAAGTCTTTCAAGAATCCATATACTATTGAGGAGCTTAGATTTTTTTCAAGCAAGAAAAATTTGGTGCCAATCTATTTTGATTTGAGTCCCAGTGATTGTCTCATCCGGGATATAGTTGAGAAGAGGGGAGAGCTGTGGGAAAAACACGGGGGTGAATTATGGTTTTTGTATGGAGGGTTGGAGAAGGAATGGAAGGAAGCTGTTAATGGCCTCTTTCGAGTTGATGAATGGAAATTGGAAGCTCAAGACGGTAGTTGGAGAGACTGCATATCACGAGCTGTTACACTTTTGGCAATGCGGTTAGGAAGACGAACTGTTGTAGAGCAAATGATGAAGTGGAGAGAAAAGGTAGAAAAAGAGGAATTCCCATTTCCTCGAAATGAGAACTTTGTTGGCAGGAAGAAAGAATTGTCCGAGCTAGAGTTTATACTTTTTGGTGACATTAGTGGAGAAACGGAAAGAGATTATTTTGAGCTCAAAGCTCGATCTAAGAGAAAGAATTTGATGATTGGCTGGAGCAAGAGCAGTTCAGTAGAGGAAAGACTCGGGAAACGACAGTGGGGGAGTGGCAGTAGGAAGGGTAAAGAACCAGTCATTTGGAAAGAGTCGGAAAAGGAGATTGAGATGCAAAGCACTGAAAGGCAACAGAATCAAAGACCTAAAGGTGGTGGATGGACTTCACGGAGAAAGAAATCAGCAAAAATTGTATACGGAAAGGGCATTGCCTGCGTAACTGGGGACTCGGGAATAGGGAAGACAGAGCTTCTTCTGGAATTTGCCTACAGATATCACCAGAGGTATAAGATGGTTCTATGGGTAGGAGGGGAAAGCCGGTATATTAGGCAGAATTATCTAAATCTCCGATCTCTTTTAGAGGTTGATGTTAGGGTCGAAAATTGCACAGACAAAAGCAAGATGAAAAGCTTCGATGAGCAGGAAGAGGCTGCCATTTCTAGAATCCGGAAAGAGCTAATGAGAAACATACCTTTTCTGGTAGTGATTGATAGTTTAGAGAGTGAAAAGGATTGGTGGGATCAAAAGCTCATAATGGATCTTCTTCCTCGTTTTGGAGGAGAGACCCACATTCTGATATCCACTCGGCTTCCACGTGTAATGAATCTGGAACCTTTAAAACTCTCATACTTGTCTGCAGTAGAGGCTATGTCATTAATGCAGTTAAGTGCAAAAGAGTACCCTATTGCAGAGATTGATGTGCTGAGGACTATTGAGGAGAAAGTTGGAAGGCTGACTTTGGGCCTTGCAATTGTAGGCGCCATTCTATCTGAGCTACCGATAAATCCGAGCCGGCTACTGGATACTATCAATCGTATACCTTTGAGAGACATTTCGTTGAGTGGTAGGGAGGCTCACTCGTTGAGGAAAAACACTTTCCTTCTCCAACTCTTTGAGGTATGTTTTTCCGTATTTGATCATGCCGATGGACCAAGGAGCTTAGCGACAAGAATGGTCCTGGTGAGTGGTTGGTTTGCTCCTGCTGCCATTCCAGTTTCCCTTTTAGCCCTAGCTGCTCGCAAGATACCCGAGAAACATAAAAGAACCTGTTTTTGGAGAAAAGTATTGCGTTCCCTGACATGTGGTTTTTCTTCATCATACTCCAAGAGATCAGAAACAGAAGCATATTCCATGTTGCTGAGATTCAACATTGCACGAAGTAGTACCAAGGACGGTTATGTCCATTTCAATGAGCTCATCAAGGTTTATGCTCGGAAGAGAGGACTTACTGGTGTTGCACATGCCATGGTTCAAGCTGTTGTTAGTCGTGGATCTCTATCCCTCCACTCGGAACATATATGGGCAGCATGTTTCTTGCTATTTGGATTTGGTAATGATCCGATAGTTGTTGAACTCAGGGTCTCGGAACTGTTATACCTTGTCAAAGAAGTGATTTTGCCTCTTGCAATTCGGACATTCATTACATTCTCTAGATGCAGACCTGCTCTTGAACTGCTCCAGCTATGCACCAATGCGTTGGAGGTAGCAGACCAGGCATTTGTTACCCCAGTCGAGAAGTGGTTGGACAAATCACTTTGTTGGAGGCCCATCAAAACTAATGCTCAATTGAATCCTTGTCTTTGGCAGGACTTGGCATTATCAAGAGCCACTGTGCTCGAAACTAGGGCCAAATTACTGCTAAGAGGGGGGCAATTTGACATAGGAGATGACCTAATTAGGAAAGCTATTTTTATTAGAACTTCAATCTGTGGTGAGGATCATCCAGATACTGTATCTGCTCGTGAAACTCTAAGTAAACTCACCCGGCTTCTAGCAAATGTTCAAACTCATACTTAA
- the LOC107934533 gene encoding uncharacterized protein isoform X1, translated as MLIFKSNAIQSNTLSQLLKPGLVLPKKLKMGDNFTKTILAFALPCLLLMIQPVQGAAKTPTLQYGSFERSNNAPSTHPPPVTDPTRGCNAENRCRQFTLSLENRRGTLVEAVGNVTMAEGTLNHSEPGTEAIAVGIATWFSYKTSKSNTYGRLSISLDPISNAAVSSQMLQLQAVSRGIARMGLQVYTSMSTEDNSNTPPADGKIEIKVNSTSNMVDFRFFNSLEISLGEADIIHVLESAKTVLQSTRH; from the exons ATGTTGATATTCAAATCCAATGCCATTCAGAGCAACACCCTCTCTCAGCTTCTTAAG CCTGGACTTGTTTTGCCTAAAAAATTGAAGATGGGTGACAACTTCACCAAAACAATACTCGCTTTTGCCTTGCCCTGCTTGCTGCTGATGATTCAACCAGTACAAGGGGCTGCCAAAACCCCAACATTACAGTATGGCTCATTTGAGAGGAGCAATAACGCTCCTTCGACGCACCCTCCACCTGTTACTGACCCGACAAGGGGTTGCAATGCCGAAAACCGTTGTCGCCAGTTTACTCTGAGTCTTGAAAACCGCAG AGGAACTCTAGTTGAAGCTGTTGGCAATGTTACGATGGCGGAAGGAACTTTGAACCACAGCGAGCCAGGTACCGAGGCCATAGCTGTTGGGATTGCCACTTGGTTTTCCTACAAGACGTCCAAAAGCAATACATATGGCCGACTAAGCATTTCGCTGGACCCAATTTCCAATGCTGCAGTGTCATCACAAATGTTACAGCTACAG GCTGTTTCTCGAGGCATTGCTCGCATGGGACTGCAAGT GTATACATCAATGTCTACTGAAGATAACTCCAACACACCTCCGGCAGatggaaaaattgaaataaaagttAATTCAACATCGAACATGGTGGACTTCAGGTTCTTCAATAGCCTTGAAATCAGTCTCGGGGAAGCTGATATTATACACGTCTTGGAATCTGCTAAAACTGTTTTACAGTCCACTCGACACTGA
- the LOC107934548 gene encoding plant UBX domain-containing protein 4-like, whose translation MAKGDSRVVGGILVQDPSKNNEVDEIFNQARQLGAVERPIEQLNPSSSSTSFTGTGRLHSGENVSSVPQLPQTVIHNIVFWTDGFTVNDVPLRRLDDPENAHFLEMMEFPPKLRVDPTQTVEQAGLINSVVIQKF comes from the exons atggcAAAGGGGGATTCCCGCGTTGTTGG TGGCATTCTTGTTCAAGATCCTTCGAAGAATAATGAAGTAGATGAGATTTTCAATCAAGCTAGGCAACTGGGAGCCGTAGAACGGCCAATTGAACAGCTTAATCCATCGTCAAGTTCAACGAGTTTTACTGGAACCGGTAGATTACATTCAGGGGAAAATGTATCTTCTGTACCTCAGCTGCCTCAGACTGTTATTCACAACATTGTTTTCTGGACTGATGGCTTCACTGTAAATGATGTTCCTCTGAGAAGGTTGGATGATCCCGAAAATGCACATTTCTTAGAG ATGATGGAATTCCCTCCTAAACTTCGTGTTGATCCAACCCAAACCGTCGAGCAGGCAGGCCTGATCAATTCTGTGGTAATACAGAAATTCTAG
- the LOC107934533 gene encoding uncharacterized protein isoform X2, producing MGDNFTKTILAFALPCLLLMIQPVQGAAKTPTLQYGSFERSNNAPSTHPPPVTDPTRGCNAENRCRQFTLSLENRRGTLVEAVGNVTMAEGTLNHSEPGTEAIAVGIATWFSYKTSKSNTYGRLSISLDPISNAAVSSQMLQLQAVSRGIARMGLQVYTSMSTEDNSNTPPADGKIEIKVNSTSNMVDFRFFNSLEISLGEADIIHVLESAKTVLQSTRH from the exons ATGGGTGACAACTTCACCAAAACAATACTCGCTTTTGCCTTGCCCTGCTTGCTGCTGATGATTCAACCAGTACAAGGGGCTGCCAAAACCCCAACATTACAGTATGGCTCATTTGAGAGGAGCAATAACGCTCCTTCGACGCACCCTCCACCTGTTACTGACCCGACAAGGGGTTGCAATGCCGAAAACCGTTGTCGCCAGTTTACTCTGAGTCTTGAAAACCGCAG AGGAACTCTAGTTGAAGCTGTTGGCAATGTTACGATGGCGGAAGGAACTTTGAACCACAGCGAGCCAGGTACCGAGGCCATAGCTGTTGGGATTGCCACTTGGTTTTCCTACAAGACGTCCAAAAGCAATACATATGGCCGACTAAGCATTTCGCTGGACCCAATTTCCAATGCTGCAGTGTCATCACAAATGTTACAGCTACAG GCTGTTTCTCGAGGCATTGCTCGCATGGGACTGCAAGT GTATACATCAATGTCTACTGAAGATAACTCCAACACACCTCCGGCAGatggaaaaattgaaataaaagttAATTCAACATCGAACATGGTGGACTTCAGGTTCTTCAATAGCCTTGAAATCAGTCTCGGGGAAGCTGATATTATACACGTCTTGGAATCTGCTAAAACTGTTTTACAGTCCACTCGACACTGA
- the LOC107934550 gene encoding kinesin-like protein KIN-UC, which produces MATTSSALRPAQRAERQRVSQQGLIHGGNSLTRSLNNGQNSLRSSDTKPLHFPPAPTSRRSVTPNSRSNSRDFDDDNDPGRVRVAVRLRPRNAEDLLSDADFADCVELQPELKRLKLRKNNWSSESYKFDEVFTGTSSQKRVYEVVAKPVVESVLSGYNGTVMAYGQTGTGKTFTLGRLGKDDASERGIMVRALEDIVANISLASDTVEISYLQLYMESIQDLLAPEKTNITINEDPKTGEVSLPGAVTVKVQDLDHFIELLQIGEGNRHAANTKLNTESSRSHAILMVYIRRSVPEKVEDDINSQDRKTKSNLPLVRKSKLLIVDLAGSERLDKSGSEGLLLEEAKFINLSLTSLGKCINALAENSPHIPTRDSKLTRLLRDSFGGSARTSLIITIGPSSRHHAETTSTIMFGQRAMKIVNVVKLKEEFDYESLCRKLETQVDHFTAEIDRQQKLRESEKYDLEKRLRDCHDSFNETRKNLVTRSEFLEQKNTRLELDIEEALAELNCQKDQNSLLEDKIADLEMSLKQNKQNQLENCTYQKALADTTQMYERKIAELMKQLEVERAKSESAEEQLDAMKKLSDEHKKLIQHHEMENSKYQRALADTTQMYEMKITELTKQLEDEHTRFEGAQEQLDLANMLLADYQNSTQEQEETSELRLKLEEMYRLHESTVNELQSLKAEFKDQIQEKEAISEKLYAVQEKLSAEEKRRKAIEHELVNLKKGAPEGDKHFEDKKSYVKENIRGTSVLGTSASLNKSGTLRVTQSAQRATIAKICEEVGLQKIIQLLTSEDLDVQIHAVKVIANLAAEDVNQESIVEEGGLDALLTMLRSSQNATILRVASGAIANLAMNEMNQGLIMSRGGAKLLAKTASGTDDPQTLRMVAGALANLCGNEKLHTMLKEDGGIKAMLGMVRSGNNDVVAQVARGLANFAKCESRAMVQGHRKGRSLLMEDCALEWLIDNCNTTSASTRRHIELALSHLAQNEDNAGDFISSGALQELQRISNESSREDIRNLAKKMLKSNPVFQGEMRLGQQ; this is translated from the exons ATGGCTACAACAAGTTCTGCTTTGAGACCAGCACAAAGGGCTGAAAGGCAAAGAGTTTCTCAACAAGGTCTTATCCATGGTGGGAATTCATTAACGAGAAGTTTAAATAATGGCCAAAACTCTCTTCGCTCAAGTGATACCAAACCTCTTCATTTTCCTCCTGCTCCTACATCTAGACGTTCAGTTACTCCAAATTCTCGTTCTAACTCCAGGGACTTTGATGATGATAATG ATCCTGGGAGGGTGAGAGTTGCTGTAAGACTTCGACCAAGAAATGCTGAGGATCTTCTTTCAGATGCTGATTTTGCTGATTGTGTTGAATTGCAAcccgag CTGAAGCGTTTAAAGTTGCGTAAAAACAACTGGAGTTCTGAATCTTACAAATTTGATGAAGTCTTCACGGGAACTTCTTCTCAGAAGCGAGTTTATGAAGTTGTTGCAAAACCTGTAGTCGAG AGTGTATTGAGTGGTTATAATGGGACAGTTATGGCCTATGGTCAAACAGGCACTGGCAAAACTTTTACACTTGGCAGACTTGGTAAAGATGATGCATCTGAACGTGGTATTATGGTTAGAGCTCTAGAGGACATAGTGGCCAACATATCTCTTGCTTCCGATACTGTggaaatctcgtatttgcag TTGTATATGGAATCTATACAAGATCTGCTTGCACCTGAAAAGACAAATATCACTATTAATGAGGACCCCAAGACTGGGGAAGTATCATTGCCTGGTGCTGTCACAGTTAAGGTCCAAGATCTTGATCATTTTATAGAGCTATTGCAAATTGGCGAGGGAAATCGCCATGCAGCTAACACAAAGCTAAATACAGAATCTTCACGTAGCCATGCAATTCTAATG GTTTATATCCGGAGGTCTGTCCCTGAAAAAGTGGAAGATGATATTAACTCTCAAGATAGGAAAACAAAAAGCAATTTGCCTCTGGTTAGGAAAAGCAAGTTGCTGATTGTGGATCTTGCAGGTTCTGAAAGATTAGACAAATCAG GCAGTGAAGGTCTTTTGCTTGAAGAGGCTAAGTTTATTAATCTCTCTCTTACTTCGTTGGGAAAATGCATAAATGCATTAGCCGAGAATAGTCCACATATACCTACGAGGGATTCTAAACTTACAAGATTGCTTCGTGATTCTTTTGGAG GCTCTGCAAGGACTTCACTTATAATAACAATTGGGCCATCTTCACGACATCATGCAGAGACCACTAGCACAATAATGTTTGGGCAGCGG GCTATGAAAATAGTAAATGTGGTAAAGCTTAAAGAAGAGTTTGATTATGAAAGTTTATGCCGAAAGCTTGAGACTCAAGTAGACCATTTTACTGCTGAAATCGATAGGCAACAGAAATTGAGGGAGAGTGAAAAATATGATTTAGAAAAACGACTGCGGGATTGTCATGATTCTTTTAATGAGACAAGAAAGAATCTAGTCACAAGGTCTGAG TTTTTAGAGCAGAAAAATACTCGCTTGGAGTTGGACATTGAAGAGGCTTTAGCTGAATTAAACTGCCAGAAAGATCAGAACTCTTTGTTGGAAGATAAAATTGCAGACTTGGAAATGAGTTTAAAACAGAACAAG CAAAATCAGCTGGAAAATTGTACATACCAGAAAGCACTAGCCGATACCACTCAGATGTATGAGAGAAAGATAGCCGAGTTGATGAAGCAGCTAGAAGTCGAGCGAGCCAAGTCTGAAAGTGCTGAAGAACAGTTAGATGCAATGAAAAAGCTTTCAGATGAGCATAAAAAATTGATTCAG CATCATGAGATGGAGAATTCTAAATATCAGAGGGCTCTTGCTGACACTACTCAGATGTATGAAATGAAAATCACGGAGTTAACTAAGCAATTAGAGGACGAGCACACCAGGTTTGAAGGTGCACAAGAACAACTAGATTTGGCAAACATGCTGCTAGCAGATTATCAGAACTCGACACAG GAGCAGGAAGAAACCAGTGAACTGAGATTGAAGTTAGAAGAAATGTATCGGCTTCATGAATCTACTGTAAATGAACTACAATCCCTGAAAGCAGAATTTAAAGATCAGATCCAAGAGAAG GAAGCAATTAGTGAAAAGCTTTATGCTGTTCAAGAAAAATTATCGGCAGAAGAAAAAAGGAGGAAGGCTATTGAGCATGAGCTTGTAAATCTTAAAAAAGGTGCGCCCGAAGGAGATAAACATTTTGAG GATAAGAAATCGTACGTGAAGGAAAATATCAGAGGAACTTCAGTGTTAGGTACCTCAGCAAGCCTCAATAAGTCAGGCACATTAAGGGTCACGCAGTCTGCTCAGAGGGCTACAATTGCAAAGATATGTGAAGAAG TCGGACTTCAAAAGATAATACAATTGTTAACTTCTGAAGACTTGGATGTGCAAATCCATGCTGTGAAAGTGATAGCCAATCTtgctgctgaag ATGTTAACCAGGAGTCTATCGTGGAGGAAGGCGGTTTAGATGCCCTGCTTACGATGTTGAGATCATCTCAAAATGCTACTATACTTAGAGTGGCTTCTGGGGCAATTGCTAATCTGGCAATGAATG AGATGAATCAAGGTCTAATAATGAGCAGAGGAGGTGCTAAGTTACTAGCAAAGACAGCTTCTGGGACAGATGATCCGCAAACTCTTAGAATGGTTGCCGGTGCACTTGCCAATTTATGTGGAAATG AAAAACTACACACAATGCTAAAAGAAGATGGAGGAATCAAGGCAATGTTGGGAATGGTTAGATCGGGGAATAATGATGTGGTTGCGCAGGTTGCTAGAGGACTGGCTAACTTCGCTAAATGCGAATCCCGAGCAATGGTTCAAG GACATCGCAAAGGCCGTTCACTTCTAATGGAAGATTGTGCACTTGAATGGTTGATTGACAATTGTAACACCACATCGGCTTCAACCCGACGTCACATTGAGCTGGCGCTTTCTCATTTAGCACAAAATG AGGACAATGCCGGGGATTTTATATCGAGTGGAGCATTACAAGAGCTTCAACGGATATCAAATGAATCAAGCAGAGAGGATATCCGCAACTTGGCAAAGAAGATGCTGAAATCAAACCCTGTGTTTCAGGGTGAGATGCGTTTAGGACAGCAGTAA